A window of Mucilaginibacter paludis DSM 18603 contains these coding sequences:
- a CDS encoding glycosyltransferase family 4 protein yields the protein MKIVYTAPNKSHHYKYAKSMYDAGVLKAFVSGFSRFSPRAAFPEIGDKLYRADKLQTIYLAALKFGLPDKITSELAFLAKGEQDRACKRFVRDSDVFLFYNGCGLKTCNYARKHGSICVVEGVNSHVSYQEKILSDEYSSLGLHWEPFHQREKSKRLKEYDAADYILVPSDFVRNSFLEYGFPFEKIIKVPYGFNSFPNQDQLPDSDTSDDFTILYVGSVSVRKGLRYLLKAFDNFEHPKKKLVIVGPDVAGENGIRDLKIPENVVFTGALKGEELENAYKSANVFCLPSIEEGLALVLGEALSFGIPIVATINTGATDIISDGVEGFIVPIRDPLSISEKFQQLADDKELYFNVKQNAVKKAKGLKGWDVAGDLLVSSLEKVVEENRQKG from the coding sequence ATGAAAATAGTATATACAGCTCCTAATAAGTCGCATCACTATAAATATGCAAAAAGCATGTACGATGCGGGTGTGCTGAAAGCTTTTGTAAGTGGCTTTTCACGATTTAGCCCCAGGGCGGCATTTCCGGAAATTGGTGATAAATTGTACCGGGCTGATAAACTTCAAACCATATATCTTGCCGCCTTAAAGTTCGGTCTGCCTGATAAAATCACATCAGAACTTGCTTTTTTAGCAAAGGGTGAACAGGATAGAGCATGCAAGCGTTTTGTACGCGACAGTGATGTGTTTTTATTTTATAACGGATGTGGTTTGAAAACTTGTAATTATGCCAGAAAGCATGGCAGTATTTGTGTGGTTGAAGGCGTAAACAGCCATGTAAGTTATCAGGAAAAAATATTATCTGATGAATATTCGTCATTGGGTTTACATTGGGAACCATTTCACCAGCGTGAAAAATCGAAAAGGCTAAAAGAATATGATGCGGCAGATTATATCTTGGTTCCTTCGGATTTTGTAAGGAATAGCTTTTTAGAATATGGTTTTCCTTTTGAAAAGATTATTAAAGTTCCGTATGGTTTTAACTCTTTCCCAAACCAGGATCAGTTACCCGATAGCGACACTTCCGATGATTTTACCATATTATATGTGGGTAGTGTGTCGGTTCGGAAGGGCTTACGTTATTTGCTTAAGGCTTTTGATAATTTTGAACATCCTAAAAAGAAACTGGTAATTGTTGGTCCGGATGTTGCCGGAGAGAACGGAATAAGAGATTTAAAGATTCCTGAAAATGTGGTTTTCACGGGAGCGTTAAAAGGCGAGGAACTTGAAAATGCCTATAAAAGTGCAAATGTATTTTGTTTGCCATCGATTGAGGAGGGACTTGCTTTGGTATTGGGCGAAGCCTTATCATTTGGCATTCCCATAGTAGCTACTATAAATACCGGCGCTACTGATATCATTAGTGATGGGGTGGAGGGTTTTATAGTTCCGATTAGAGATCCGTTAAGCATTTCTGAAAAATTTCAGCAACTTGCCGATGATAAGGAGTTGTATTTTAATGTAAAGCAAAATGCCGTTAAAAAGGCTAAAGGCTTAAAAGGATGGGATGTAGCAGGAGATTTACTTGTTAGCTCGCTTGAAAAGGTTGTAGAAGAAAACAGGCAAAAAGGGTAA
- a CDS encoding aldo/keto reductase: protein MKTVELVKGISSSVLGFGCAPIMGSVDAKSSKRALDFAFDNGINHLDLARSYGFGEAEEFVGRLIKNKREKMVIASKFGIKPNWKASVFKSVKPIARALRGKAKNNKGPASLPNNTPSKNVSDYFLDRINPLRGNDMRKSLEKSLHALGTDYLDYFFIHEPHQTITYIDELQETAARLKSEGKIRAWGLAYMQDQLPLHETYIDNFDLLQFNNSPGVPGYGQLVIDRGNEANILFSPFRGGTKDLKPADKLTKLLSDFPRSVILCSMFNIEHMKQNIALVEK, encoded by the coding sequence ATGAAAACAGTTGAACTTGTAAAGGGAATTTCTTCGTCGGTACTTGGATTTGGCTGTGCCCCAATTATGGGTTCTGTAGATGCTAAATCATCAAAACGCGCTTTAGATTTCGCTTTTGACAATGGGATTAACCATTTAGATCTGGCACGATCTTATGGTTTTGGCGAAGCTGAAGAGTTTGTTGGCAGGCTAATCAAGAATAAAAGAGAAAAAATGGTGATTGCGAGTAAATTTGGAATAAAGCCAAATTGGAAGGCATCGGTATTTAAATCTGTTAAACCAATAGCGCGCGCACTTCGCGGAAAGGCAAAAAATAACAAGGGCCCGGCAAGCTTGCCCAATAATACCCCTTCGAAAAATGTAAGTGATTATTTTCTTGACCGCATTAATCCTTTGCGTGGAAATGACATGCGTAAAAGTCTTGAAAAAAGCTTGCATGCGTTAGGAACGGATTATCTTGACTACTTTTTTATCCACGAGCCGCATCAAACTATTACATATATTGATGAACTACAGGAAACCGCCGCGAGGCTAAAAAGCGAAGGTAAGATACGTGCCTGGGGTTTAGCATATATGCAGGACCAATTGCCTCTTCACGAAACTTATATTGATAATTTTGATTTACTTCAATTTAATAACTCGCCAGGTGTACCAGGCTACGGGCAACTCGTTATAGATAGAGGGAACGAGGCAAATATCTTGTTCTCTCCGTTCCGTGGTGGTACAAAAGATTTAAAACCAGCCGATAAACTAACAAAGTTACTATCAGATTTCCCTAGAAGTGTAATTCTTTGTTCAATGTTTAATATTGAACACATGAAGCAAAACATAGCTCTTGTTGAGAAATAA
- a CDS encoding glycosyltransferase produces MNIVLFSHPDFLNSQSMPRFAKMLADGMRERGHTVEIWQPTPKVYNLPVPKGLKKWAGYIDQYIVFPSEVKRKLKNYDRSTLFVFSDQALGPWVPLVASRKHVIHCHDFLAQRSAKGEIPQNPTRWSGKKYQSFIHHGYAAGKNFLSVSKKTQLDLHEFLPSKPKFSEVIYNGLNQSFVPGDKESARKEIEQNTGLKLNEGYILHVGGNQWYKNRAGIIEIYNAYRQLNNGNIPLLLMGESPDAFLVEKWNNSPFKENIHFLPGMSDHLVRRAYIGASVFLFPSLAEGFGWPIAEAMASGCMVITTDEAPMTEVAGGCAFLISVMPIESAAIAEWSAKSAKVLKDVLMLKEDERAEQISRGIKNATMFNAGLALDLIEQAYVKILTDE; encoded by the coding sequence ATGAACATTGTACTTTTTAGCCATCCTGATTTTTTAAATTCTCAAAGTATGCCCCGGTTTGCTAAAATGCTGGCCGATGGTATGCGTGAGCGCGGACATACTGTAGAGATTTGGCAACCCACTCCAAAAGTCTATAATTTGCCGGTTCCAAAGGGCTTGAAAAAATGGGCGGGGTATATTGATCAATACATAGTTTTTCCATCTGAAGTAAAAAGGAAACTCAAAAATTACGATCGTTCTACTCTTTTTGTTTTTTCAGATCAGGCTCTTGGGCCATGGGTTCCACTGGTTGCGAGCCGAAAGCATGTAATTCATTGCCATGATTTTCTGGCTCAGCGTTCGGCCAAAGGGGAGATTCCGCAAAACCCTACCCGTTGGTCGGGCAAAAAGTATCAATCATTTATACATCATGGCTATGCCGCCGGAAAAAATTTCCTTTCCGTATCAAAAAAAACCCAGTTGGATCTGCATGAATTTTTGCCTTCTAAACCAAAGTTTTCCGAAGTAATATATAACGGTTTAAATCAATCATTCGTACCCGGAGACAAAGAAAGTGCCCGTAAGGAAATTGAGCAAAATACAGGGCTGAAATTGAATGAAGGTTATATCCTGCACGTTGGTGGCAATCAGTGGTATAAAAACAGGGCGGGTATTATTGAAATATATAATGCTTATCGCCAATTGAATAATGGCAATATCCCTTTATTACTGATGGGAGAATCGCCTGACGCTTTCCTTGTTGAAAAATGGAATAATTCTCCTTTTAAGGAAAATATTCATTTTTTACCCGGCATGAGCGATCACCTGGTTAGGCGGGCTTACATAGGGGCATCTGTTTTTTTATTTCCATCATTGGCGGAAGGATTTGGTTGGCCCATCGCCGAAGCTATGGCTTCCGGTTGTATGGTGATAACAACCGATGAAGCTCCTATGACGGAAGTTGCCGGTGGTTGCGCTTTTTTAATTTCGGTAATGCCTATTGAAAGCGCTGCAATTGCAGAATGGTCCGCAAAATCGGCAAAAGTTTTAAAAGACGTGCTTATGCTTAAAGAAGATGAACGTGCTGAACAAATCTCGCGTGGAATAAAAAATGCAACTATGTTTAACGCCGGCTTAGCATTAGATTTAATTGAACAAGCTTATGTAAAAATTTTAACCGATGAATAA
- a CDS encoding glycosyltransferase family 4 protein has product MKLLVFDSHPVQYRVPIWKEIDSLKPESLHVVYASDCSVKGYADKEFSESFAWDIPMLSGYRYTILNTENGEPLSGWNSLGGKGVRGAIKKFKPDALMLTGLNYRFDWVVFFYAQILRIPIWLRCETQDYAFKRSKLVSLYRYLVYFLFYKGIDRFFFIGELNKEHYLNHGVKASKLLPARYATVNQYLGVDEDEKKQIQSEMRTAAGIDPDKLVIGFSGKFIEKKNPQLLFLMLEYLPAHLLSKIHLYLLGSGQLESELKDMASVAFNKYGVKTTFTGFVNQSKIGDHYLAMDVVVLPSRQSGETWGLVANEGMQAGCGVIVSNVVGCQADFGKWERFKVFKQGDEKDLASCVTQLAVNPKKFDWAASELQESYSISAIAKTIVSEMSKF; this is encoded by the coding sequence ATGAAACTATTGGTTTTTGATTCTCACCCTGTGCAATACCGGGTCCCGATTTGGAAAGAAATCGACAGCTTAAAGCCCGAAAGCTTGCATGTAGTTTACGCGTCCGACTGTTCTGTAAAAGGATATGCAGATAAAGAGTTCTCAGAGAGTTTTGCCTGGGATATTCCTATGCTCTCGGGATATAGATATACCATTCTAAATACAGAAAATGGCGAGCCACTTTCAGGCTGGAACTCACTGGGCGGTAAAGGTGTGAGAGGGGCCATAAAGAAGTTTAAACCTGATGCTTTGATGTTAACCGGCCTAAACTATCGGTTTGATTGGGTGGTTTTTTTTTATGCCCAAATATTAAGAATTCCTATATGGCTGCGTTGCGAAACCCAGGATTATGCTTTTAAGCGAAGTAAATTAGTTAGTTTGTATAGATACCTAGTATATTTTTTGTTTTACAAAGGCATTGATCGTTTCTTTTTTATCGGCGAACTCAATAAGGAGCATTATTTAAATCATGGTGTGAAAGCCTCTAAATTGTTGCCTGCAAGATATGCAACAGTAAATCAATACCTTGGTGTTGATGAAGATGAAAAAAAGCAAATTCAGAGCGAAATGAGGACCGCTGCTGGTATTGATCCGGATAAACTGGTGATTGGATTTTCTGGTAAGTTTATAGAGAAGAAAAATCCTCAATTGTTGTTTTTGATGTTAGAGTATTTACCGGCTCATCTGTTGAGCAAGATTCATTTATACCTCTTAGGTAGTGGGCAACTGGAATCTGAATTAAAGGATATGGCTAGCGTGGCATTCAATAAATATGGAGTTAAAACAACGTTCACCGGGTTTGTCAACCAGTCAAAAATAGGCGATCACTATCTTGCTATGGATGTCGTGGTTCTGCCATCAAGGCAAAGTGGAGAAACATGGGGATTGGTTGCTAACGAAGGAATGCAGGCGGGCTGTGGCGTAATTGTGAGTAATGTGGTAGGATGCCAGGCTGATTTTGGAAAATGGGAACGTTTTAAAGTTTTTAAACAGGGTGATGAAAAGGATCTTGCCTCTTGTGTTACACAGCTTGCTGTAAACCCTAAAAAATTTGATTGGGCCGCAAGCGAATTGCAGGAAAGCTATTCTATAAGTGCAATAGCGAAGACAATTGTTAGCGAGATGAGTAAGTTTTAA
- a CDS encoding GMC oxidoreductase, whose amino-acid sequence METNLDKIFDVCIVGTGPAGIVTALEYSQLNPDKTVLLIEYGGPKQTVKNDLDDSIEIENRVNHHDPYECTNKGLGGSSLTWGGRCVMYDEVDFIKRPSVDASCTWDLDLFNETKQYVKKTTEYFECGDPAFNLDEIPAFKGTKIADNFQEGVVTDSAIERWSMPTRFGERYESEIIKRPNVTLLCGYEARGFSAPDENGVVSTIEVRNVESKELLSFTAKSFVLAAGTQEVTRILLRNKQLFSKLDETPPTLGKYYQSHLSGKIASVKFKGNPKKTDYGFLRNADGTYIRRRFQFASKYLVDNDLLNTAIWLDNPLYFDPKHKSGAMSLMYLTMITPILGKKLAPPAIAYSITKGEVKDVGKHIWNVIKGLPSSIITPATIFYKRYLLTRKLPGIFLFSSQNKYALHFHSEQIPFEANRMELGPDHEKLIIHYDLTDTDVNSVIKLHDTLDKWLRESNCGELEYWFKKDELADAIRKISKDGIHQSGTTRIADSPKDGVVDRNLRLWGTKNVFVCSSSVFPTSSQANPTFYLGVFAVRLANYLSKLNENS is encoded by the coding sequence ATGGAAACTAATTTAGACAAAATTTTTGATGTATGCATCGTGGGAACTGGTCCCGCGGGAATTGTTACTGCGCTTGAATACTCTCAGTTGAATCCGGATAAAACGGTTTTATTAATCGAATATGGTGGGCCTAAGCAAACAGTTAAAAATGATTTAGATGACTCCATTGAAATAGAGAATCGTGTTAATCATCATGATCCTTATGAATGTACAAATAAAGGACTCGGTGGTTCATCGTTAACCTGGGGAGGAAGATGTGTAATGTACGACGAGGTGGACTTTATTAAAAGGCCATCAGTAGATGCTTCCTGCACGTGGGATTTAGATTTATTTAACGAAACAAAACAATACGTTAAGAAGACCACTGAATACTTCGAGTGTGGAGATCCTGCTTTTAACTTAGACGAGATACCAGCATTTAAGGGAACAAAAATTGCCGATAATTTTCAGGAAGGGGTGGTAACAGATAGCGCTATTGAAAGATGGAGCATGCCAACCCGGTTTGGCGAGCGATATGAATCTGAGATTATAAAGCGCCCAAATGTTACTTTACTTTGCGGGTACGAAGCAAGAGGCTTTTCTGCTCCAGATGAAAATGGTGTTGTATCTACGATTGAGGTAAGAAACGTTGAAAGTAAAGAACTTTTATCTTTCACTGCAAAGAGTTTCGTTTTGGCGGCAGGAACTCAGGAGGTAACCCGGATTTTACTCCGCAATAAACAATTGTTCAGTAAATTAGATGAAACTCCGCCGACTTTAGGTAAATATTATCAAAGCCACCTATCTGGAAAAATTGCATCGGTTAAATTTAAAGGAAATCCTAAAAAGACTGATTACGGATTTTTACGCAATGCCGATGGTACTTATATCAGGAGAAGATTTCAATTTGCATCAAAATATCTGGTTGATAATGATCTTCTTAATACTGCTATTTGGCTTGATAACCCTTTGTATTTTGATCCGAAACACAAAAGCGGGGCTATGTCATTAATGTATTTAACTATGATAACTCCGATATTGGGGAAAAAACTGGCCCCTCCCGCTATTGCATATTCTATAACAAAAGGAGAGGTTAAAGATGTTGGGAAACATATTTGGAATGTGATTAAGGGATTGCCTTCTTCGATTATAACACCGGCAACAATATTCTATAAAAGATATTTACTTACGCGTAAATTACCAGGTATATTTTTATTTAGCTCTCAAAATAAGTATGCTCTTCACTTCCATTCAGAGCAAATCCCTTTTGAAGCTAACAGAATGGAACTTGGGCCTGATCATGAGAAGTTGATTATCCACTACGACCTAACTGATACTGATGTGAACTCGGTGATCAAACTTCATGACACACTTGACAAGTGGCTCCGCGAAAGTAATTGCGGCGAACTTGAATACTGGTTTAAAAAAGATGAATTGGCTGATGCTATCAGAAAAATATCTAAGGATGGTATCCATCAATCTGGAACCACACGAATTGCTGATTCTCCAAAAGATGGCGTAGTTGATCGTAATTTAAGGCTTTGGGGCACAAAAAACGTCTTCGTTTGCAGTAGTTCTGTGTTCCCTACTTCAAGTCAGGCTAACCCAACGTTTTATTTGGGGGTTTTTGCGGTCCGTTTGGCAAACTATTTAAGCAAATTAAATGAAAACAGTTGA
- a CDS encoding glycosyltransferase family 2 protein yields the protein MLDLTIAIPVRNEEVNLPGCLSAIGQGFVAEIVIIDSGSTDRTKAIANEFGAKVIDFVWDGKFPKKRNWFLRNHCPKTKWVLFLDADEYLTEAFKVELAAALNNSGDQVGYWLNYTIYFLGKQLRGGYPLRKLALFKVGAGEYERIDEQQWSKMDMEVHEHPILEGEIGVISSKIDHRDYRGVSHYVIKHDEYATWESERFLKFYNDPAIVKNFTWKQRLKYKLMGSIFIGPLYFLGSFFLLGGFRDGARGLAFAILKMAYFTQVYCKLKEKMQPQN from the coding sequence ATGCTTGATTTAACAATCGCTATTCCGGTACGAAATGAAGAAGTAAATCTTCCGGGTTGCCTCAGCGCAATCGGACAAGGCTTCGTAGCAGAAATAGTTATAATTGATTCCGGGAGTACAGACAGAACTAAAGCCATAGCAAACGAGTTTGGCGCAAAGGTTATAGATTTTGTTTGGGACGGAAAATTTCCTAAAAAAAGGAATTGGTTTTTAAGAAATCATTGCCCTAAAACAAAGTGGGTATTATTTTTAGATGCTGACGAATATTTAACCGAAGCATTTAAGGTTGAGCTTGCAGCGGCACTTAACAATAGCGGTGATCAGGTTGGTTATTGGTTAAACTATACCATCTATTTTTTAGGTAAACAGCTGCGCGGAGGGTATCCCTTGCGTAAACTGGCCTTGTTTAAAGTAGGTGCCGGAGAATATGAGCGGATTGACGAACAACAATGGAGTAAAATGGATATGGAAGTTCATGAACATCCCATACTCGAAGGCGAAATAGGTGTAATTTCAAGTAAAATAGATCATCGGGATTATAGAGGCGTTTCTCATTATGTTATTAAGCATGATGAATATGCTACCTGGGAATCCGAACGGTTTTTAAAGTTTTACAACGATCCTGCAATAGTTAAAAATTTTACCTGGAAGCAGCGGTTGAAATATAAATTAATGGGTAGTATATTTATTGGGCCGTTATATTTTTTGGGCAGCTTTTTTCTTTTAGGCGGCTTTCGCGATGGAGCGCGCGGCTTGGCATTCGCTATTTTAAAAATGGCCTATTTTACCCAGGTATATTGTAAATTGAAGGAGAAAATGCAGCCCCAAAATTGA
- a CDS encoding glycosyltransferase, whose translation MKVLHVTASIDPALGGVSQAIQTIIKGLASHGVISEVVCLDQANADHSNSPFTVHALGPAKGPWAYSPLLLPWLEKNLNSFDAVILHGLWLYHGYGLYKALKQLEGSKHGISSPSFFVMPHGMLDPYFQKASTRKIKAIRNLIYWKLIESKIVNLSSGLLFTCESEKLLARTTFKGYHPRSEKIVSLGVEQPPAFDHKMQAEFGSKHPNVSKKPFILFLSRIHEKKGVDLLIKAYDSLYQNKDNRDLIPDLVIAGPGLDTDYGQEILKIVNEKDNLKSSVYFPGMLSGDTKWGAFYGCEAFILPSHQENFGIAVVEALACGKPVLISDQVNIWREIKDGGIIGADTLEGTKKMLNEWMGLDNTKRERISKDAVAVYNNNFKVDTAALKFLNAVK comes from the coding sequence ATGAAAGTACTCCATGTTACGGCCAGCATAGATCCGGCATTAGGTGGTGTTAGTCAGGCTATTCAAACTATCATCAAAGGGCTTGCCAGTCATGGCGTCATAAGCGAGGTGGTCTGTCTGGACCAAGCTAATGCGGATCACAGCAATTCTCCATTTACTGTACATGCGCTCGGACCCGCAAAAGGCCCCTGGGCATATAGCCCCTTATTGCTTCCATGGCTCGAAAAAAACCTGAATAGTTTTGATGCCGTTATACTTCATGGTTTGTGGCTTTATCATGGTTATGGCTTGTATAAGGCGTTAAAGCAATTAGAAGGAAGTAAACACGGTATTTCTTCTCCGTCATTTTTTGTGATGCCTCATGGAATGTTAGACCCCTATTTCCAAAAAGCATCAACCCGGAAAATTAAAGCGATTAGAAATTTAATATATTGGAAGCTTATTGAATCCAAAATTGTAAATTTATCAAGTGGACTGCTTTTTACTTGCGAATCGGAAAAGCTACTGGCCCGTACCACATTTAAAGGATATCATCCAAGATCCGAAAAGATAGTAAGCTTGGGTGTTGAGCAGCCACCAGCTTTTGATCATAAAATGCAGGCAGAATTCGGTAGCAAACATCCTAATGTAAGTAAGAAGCCGTTTATTCTTTTTTTAAGCCGGATACATGAAAAAAAAGGAGTAGATCTGTTAATAAAAGCGTACGACTCTCTTTATCAAAACAAGGATAATAGGGATCTCATCCCCGATTTGGTAATTGCCGGTCCCGGTTTGGATACTGATTATGGGCAGGAAATTTTAAAGATTGTAAATGAGAAGGATAATTTGAAATCTTCTGTTTATTTCCCGGGGATGCTGAGTGGAGATACCAAGTGGGGGGCATTTTATGGTTGTGAAGCTTTTATACTTCCAAGTCATCAGGAAAATTTTGGTATCGCTGTAGTGGAGGCATTGGCATGTGGTAAACCTGTATTAATTTCAGACCAGGTAAATATATGGCGTGAAATAAAAGACGGAGGCATTATAGGCGCTGATACTTTAGAGGGAACAAAAAAAATGCTGAATGAATGGATGGGCTTAGATAATACAAAAAGAGAGCGTATCAGCAAAGATGCGGTAGCGGTTTATAACAACAATTTTAAAGTAGATACAGCTGCTTTAAAATTTCTGAATGCCGTAAAATAA
- a CDS encoding LbetaH domain-containing protein: MNFNYQILIMFSSHNINDPDPYVRSVFSFRDKIKRFVWNIVWIVLCRWTPNPLHKWRVLILRLFGGKIGSNNFIYPDCKIWAPWLLDTGDVVTIGPGVEVYNPGGVSIGHHTILSQDAYICGATHNYNEMAFTYLKRQIVFEPYVWICAKAVVLPGVRCQEGSVLGAAAVIGKNMEAWTVYAGNPAVAVKKRNNFLLEK; this comes from the coding sequence TTGAATTTTAACTATCAAATTTTAATAATGTTTTCTTCACACAATATCAATGATCCGGATCCCTATGTAAGATCGGTATTCTCATTCCGGGATAAAATAAAAAGATTTGTTTGGAATATAGTATGGATTGTTTTATGCCGGTGGACCCCCAATCCCTTACATAAATGGAGGGTACTGATTTTGCGTTTATTTGGCGGTAAAATAGGCAGTAACAATTTTATTTATCCTGATTGTAAAATATGGGCACCCTGGCTTTTGGACACAGGAGACGTTGTTACTATTGGCCCCGGTGTTGAAGTATATAATCCCGGAGGAGTTTCAATAGGTCATCACACTATTCTTTCGCAAGATGCTTACATCTGCGGTGCAACCCACAATTACAATGAAATGGCCTTTACATATTTAAAGAGACAAATTGTATTTGAACCCTACGTGTGGATATGTGCTAAAGCTGTTGTTTTGCCTGGTGTTCGTTGTCAAGAAGGCAGCGTACTTGGCGCAGCTGCTGTTATAGGTAAAAATATGGAGGCTTGGACGGTTTATGCGGGCAACCCGGCCGTAGCAGTGAAGAAGCGTAATAATTTTTTACTTGAGAAATAA
- a CDS encoding acyltransferase family protein yields the protein MSTQNVATTIEPAKSPRNVSIDIVRLIAAFGVITIHVPFSTPAAGSINEFFSPLCVPFFFLVSLTYFISGLNGTDAVNEVFGKFWKRIILPFWGWTLIYTSLLLAKDYFIGGVSHHSLVFWRILFYGESAVQLYYLPQLVVLQLFAFSLYVIWKGDKGKKILGLGLLLLGAFYIAFGHAYNVFGVLPVTSILIYLIAATAIHYLNLLKLTLSYRCMIIGFFLLILILGANFLKAQYPFLRPFAKLPIGGIGLLLLIIGLPKFKVPQWVLILCSTSYGIYLSHVVFLEFFETAIRKIHHGEINYDLFNKLALVTLIFICSIILTLVLRKVSFLRKVLLGEGK from the coding sequence ATGAGTACTCAAAATGTAGCAACAACTATTGAACCTGCGAAAAGTCCCAGAAATGTTTCAATAGATATAGTAAGATTGATCGCTGCTTTCGGCGTTATTACTATTCACGTTCCTTTTAGTACACCAGCAGCTGGCAGTATAAACGAATTTTTTTCTCCACTATGTGTGCCCTTCTTTTTTCTTGTTTCATTAACATATTTTATATCTGGCCTAAATGGCACCGATGCTGTAAATGAGGTTTTTGGTAAATTTTGGAAGAGAATTATTTTACCATTTTGGGGCTGGACATTGATATATACCAGTTTACTACTTGCAAAAGATTATTTTATTGGAGGTGTGAGCCACCATAGCCTGGTGTTTTGGAGGATTCTATTTTACGGTGAAAGTGCGGTTCAACTTTATTATTTGCCTCAATTAGTCGTTTTACAGTTGTTTGCTTTTTCTTTATATGTAATCTGGAAGGGTGATAAAGGAAAGAAGATTTTAGGTTTAGGCCTTCTTCTACTTGGAGCCTTTTACATAGCCTTCGGCCATGCTTATAACGTATTTGGCGTGTTGCCCGTTACTTCAATTTTAATATATTTAATTGCAGCCACGGCGATTCATTATTTAAATCTTCTTAAGTTAACTTTAAGTTATCGTTGTATGATTATCGGTTTCTTCCTCTTGATTTTAATATTGGGTGCTAATTTTTTAAAGGCTCAATATCCTTTTTTGAGACCGTTTGCTAAATTACCAATCGGTGGAATCGGATTGCTGCTCCTGATAATTGGATTGCCGAAATTTAAGGTTCCGCAGTGGGTATTGATTTTATGTTCAACATCATATGGTATTTATTTAAGCCATGTTGTATTCCTGGAGTTTTTTGAGACAGCCATCAGAAAGATACACCATGGCGAGATTAATTACGATTTATTTAACAAATTGGCTTTGGTTACTCTAATATTTATATGTTCTATAATTTTGACTCTCGTGTTGCGGAAGGTATCTTTTCTGCGAAAAGTATTATTAGGAGAAGGTAAATAA